Proteins encoded within one genomic window of Glycine soja cultivar W05 chromosome 1, ASM419377v2, whole genome shotgun sequence:
- the LOC114412176 gene encoding uncharacterized protein LOC114412176: TGLIHLLPKFHGLAGEDPHKHLKEFHIVCSTMKPPDVQEDHIFLKAFPHSLEGVAKDWLYYLAPRSITSWDDLKRVFLEKIFPASRTTAIRKDISGIRQLSGESLYEYWERFKKLCASCPHHQISEQLLLQYFYEGLSNMERSMIDAASGGALGDMTPAEARNLIEKMASNSQQFSARNDAIVIRGVHEVATNPSASSETKKLEGKLDALVNLVTQLALNQKFVPVARVCGLCSSADHHTDLCPSMQQPGAIEQPEAYAANIYNRPPQPQQQNQPQQSNYDLSSNRYNPGWRNHPNLQSLTNQMGQLATQLNQQQSQNSDKLPSQAVQNPKNVSAISLRSGKQCQGPQPVAPSSSANEPAKLHSIPEKGDDKNLPNNFCAGESSSTGNPDLQKQHIPPLPFPPRAVSNKKMEEAEKEILETFRKVEVNIPLLDAIKQIPRYAKFLKELCTNKRKLKGSERISMGRNVSALIGKSVPQIPEKCKDPGTFSIPCIIGNSKFDNAMLDLGASVSVMPLSIFNSLSLGPLQSTDVVIHLANRSVAYPIGFIEDVLVRVGELIFPVDFYILNMEDGFSQGSVPIILGRPFMKTARTKIDVYAGTLSMEFGDITVHFNILDAMKYPSEDLSVFRAEIIDHVV, encoded by the exons actggactgattcatttgcttccaaagtttcatggccttgcaggtgaagacccgcacaaacatttgaaagaatttcacattgtctgctccaccatgaaacccccagatgtccaagaggatcacatatttctgaaggcttttcctcactcattagagggagtggcgaaggactggctgtattaccttgctccaaggtccatcacgagctgggatgaccttaagagagtattcttagaaaaaattttccctgcatccaggaccacagccatcaggaaggatatctcaggtattagacaactcagtggagagagcctgtatgagtactgggagagatttaagaaactatgtgccagttgcccccaccatcagatttcagaacagcttcttctccaatatttttatgaaggactcagtaatatggagagaagtatgatagatgctgccagtggtggagcccttggagacatgactcctgctgaagccagaaatttaattgagaagatggcctccaactcccagcagtttagtgccagaaatgatgccatagtcattagaggagtgcatgaggtagctacaaacccatctgcatcatctgaaactaagaagcttgaaggcaaactggatgcgttggtcaacttggtaacccagctggccttgaatcagaaatttgtacctgtcgcaagggtttgtggtttgtgctcctctgctgaccaccatacagacctttgcccttccatgcagcaacctggagcaattgagcaacctgaagcttatgcagcaaatatatacaatagacctcctcaacctcagcagcaaaatcaaccacagcagagcaattatgacctttccagcaacagatacaaccctggatggaggaatcaccctaacctc cagagcttaactaatcagatgggacaattggcaactcaattgaatcaacaacagtcccagaattctgacaagctgccttctcaagctgtccaaaatcccaaaaatgtcagtgccatttcattgaggtcgggaaaacagtgtcaaggacctcaacccgtagcaccttcctcatctgcaaatgaacctgccaaacttcactctattccagaaaaaggtgatgacaaaaatctacctaacaatttttgtgcaggtgaatcttcttccacaggtaatcctgatttgcagaagcagcacattccccctcttccattccctccaagagcagtttccaacaaaaaaatggaagaggcagagaaagagatcttggaaacgtttagaaaagtagaggtaaacatacctctgttggatgcaataaagcaaattccaagatatgccaaattcttgaaggagctgtgcactaataagcggaagcttaaaggaagtgaacgaattagcatgggcagaaatgtctccgcattgattggtaaatctgttcctcaaattcctgaaaaatgcaaagatccaggtacattcagcataccttgtatcatagggaatagtaagtttgacaatgccatgctagatttaggagcctctgttagtgttatgcctctgtcgatttttaattctctatctctaggtcccttgcagtcaactgatgtggtaattcatttagctaatagaagtgttgcctatcctattggtttcatagaagatgtcttagttagagttggtgaactgattttccctgttgatttttatatcttgaatatggaagatggattttctcaaggatcagttcccatcattctaggcagaccctttatgaaaactgctagaactaagatagatgtttatgcaggcacactgtccatggagtttggtgatataactgttcattttaatattctggatgctatgaaatacccatctgaagatctttctgtatttcgtgctgaaataattgaccatgttgtt